A window of Parambassis ranga chromosome 18, fParRan2.1, whole genome shotgun sequence genomic DNA:
TCACTACTTCGGCAACAACAGATAAAGAGGTGCAGAGAGAGTGGATCCGAGGCAGTAGGTAACACAGAGTGTGGAATTATATAAGGTTACCtacgcactgacatgatacagagcacatatttactcgttATGTAtgcttacactcagagaaaaagggaggtcTTCactccctacacacacacacatacacccttacagGGAGTTCGGGAGGATGTTATCCGTCATTCCTGGAACacttttgatgcggtgaaggccgaagcactgggaggcatcagacgtaagataaatcatccaacataggagtgatacagagtgtttcacagaaatatgttagaccaattataataattggtaggtgggaataaaagggcaacatttcccaatatggtaataccaacgaaggtcttgaaaaactgtttatctattatgcaaatgtacctccacttttgaataaaacgagcctgtgtccagggaggggcagaacacttatggaggggagtgaagcagactgaaaggcctgtgttcactgagtgttctccctttgcaaaggcgaaactacaaaccaagtgtattgtctttcactcaatgttctgattacagaagacggagtctgacaatccggggtgaccagggaaggtcatgACAATTGACAGACAGCTAGTGACCTCTTACAGCACCCAAAGCAGGCACACCCTTAATTATACAAACAAATGTAACTGTAAAAACGTATCCCTGTGAAGATATTTGAACATTTGTAGTAAAATCTAATAACATAAACTTACAACTTGTGAAActtcatttttaaatttcacTCTTTATTTGAAACTGATTGGTGTTGAAATATAGATTGCTATTACATGTATGCATGGAAAACACAGTAACTGTCAGAGCATCAAAGATGCTGTCAGAGTCCACTATTTAAACTAAACCTTTAAACTATAGTGACCATTTCCAGCTTCAAAGAAATGTTTACAATTATTCTAAAATTAGAGACATGCAACATATCCAGCTCTACTGTTTCACACTGGTGTACACACATTCACTTGTGTTGTTTCTCTGTCTTCTTGTTCTGCTGGGCATGTTATCTCTTAAAGCAGCATAATGGAGGCTGTCTCCATCTTGATTTccctgaagacaaaaaaaagaatgtagGTCAAAATTTTTAAGCAAATCCTATGTGgtaataatgtgtttaaattAAATCGTTTGGAAAGCTGATTGTTTTTACCTCTAtggattgagctgaaaatcgAGCTTGAGGTGACAGTGAAACACAGATGCATACAATTAGTTGGAGAAGCAAGAAAATCATTAATAAAAGTTGTCAGTATATGCATTACCTGATTGCAAGCAGTTTCTTCTCCTTATCTTGTACACTAAGAAAGCTAGCAGCACAAGCAGGGCAGTGGTGAAGGTCAGAGCTCCACTCAATACATACAGTAAGACAGGAGATTTCCTTTCACCTTCTGGGACAAAGATATTAGCATCAGAGACCttagtgtgttttctgtttgcatcCGTGAGAATGTTACTCACCCTTAACTTCCAACTTGGTCCCATTTCCAAACAGTATGTGTCCACAAGAGGCAACAGCACAGTAGAAGATCCCAGTATGAGACAGATTCAGGCTCTTCATAGGCAGATTGTAGACACAgatgtttgcctgtgtgttcCTCTCACACTGATCATTCCTGCCTCCATTGGTGTAAATGAGTCCTGGATGAGACTCTTCAGAGTGTCTGAACCAGTAAACACTGTGTTCTCCATCACAGGTCCCACTGTGTACTGTACAGTTCAGAGTCACAGAGCCTCCTAGCTGGATGCTCTCAGATGCTGGCTGATGGACTCGGATATTTAAACCTGAACCCTTTATGTTCACTGTAGTGCCGTCTGCAAATTCaataaaaaatgaaacccttCTTGCACAGTAGTAAGTAGCTGAGTCTGACATGCGTGAATCTTTTATTTGTAGGTTGCCAGTCTGAGTATTCAGTACGAAGCGTGGATTGTTGTTGAAGTCACCATTAAAAGTGGCATTTTTATTAAAAGTATACAGCGTGGCGATAAGACTTGGTATCTGTCCCAGATTTTGCTTGTACCAGTAAAACCTTGTTGCTCCCTCTTGTTTATAGAAACAGGGTAAAGTCAAGCTCTCACCAACATTAGCTGATATGAATCGCCTCTCCTTAGAAAGAGTTGAGGAGAGCTCCAGGTTAGTCAGCTGAGCTGAAAGGAAATGAGAGAGAAATCATTGGACTGAGTACgttcaaatatttttgaaatATGTTTAAGGAGAAGTGATGTTAAAATCACCAAACCTCACCTGTATTCTCCAAAAACAGACATGCGAGATACAAGGCAAACGTGGGAGGTGTCATCATGTTCAGACTGCTGTGCCAAATGAGAAGAACTTTGACTTACCTCCACTCCTCAGAGACAAGGCTCTTTGTGATTGGCCAGTTGGAAGTTATATATAGTCCACATGACTACAAGTTCGCTGACACCTACTGTACACTGAGATCTGGTTCACTGAAGAGAATCACATACTGAGAGGTATACTCTGAATATAGTGAgatttataaaatatataaataaaaatagactTCATGCTGGCCACAGAACTATTTCTAAGACTTATTTGTTaagtagttttattttattgttgccTATTTTTGGGCAAAACTCACACACTTTGGAGCAAGTCTAGGCAAGATACTTGATTTCACACTTTCTGTTACAGAAACCCGGCTTTCATTGAGTTTTAAGGAAACAATGTATTCAGTACAAATCTGCTTTTCCAATTGTttaagtgtgtttatttttgacaaTTCTATATGCATGACAAAGGACCAGTCATTGTCTATAGTGTTTGAATGGATGTAACAACTCACCTCATCCACCACTACACTTTGATGCTTATTTCCTTTGCTTGAGAGTTGAGTCCCacacatctgctgtgtgtttcatcCTCGGCTTTATTTGATGTATAGGTTTAAGATGCTGAGCCTAGCTGTTTAATGAGCAGGTACTACCGTATTTTTCGGACTATAGGTCTCACCACAGTATAAGTAGTAGTATTTCTTGTAGTATAGTCCGAAAATACGATAAATTAATCTAATCTATAAATTAGATTTGAGTCTTAAATGATGTCCAGCAAACCAAGCACTATTTGTAACAAGTGTGCATAGTTGTATGAAGCAGGGAAGGATATAGGAAGTTGAAATGGAAACATTTCTTCCACCTAACCTGAACCacaagtcaaaacaaaacagacctGACATTCACAACAGTCATGAAGCACAAACAAGAATGAGCATGAATGGATTTGATTGATGGAATGATTGattaattttatatatttatgagCATTCCGTcaattctgtctttcttttatttttttcttttagttatATTTAGTTATGTATACAGagataataaagacaaaagatTTGGAAACCAGGGCACTACACCGCACAGACTAAACCAACAGAGAGCAGAGTTTTCTAAATTAAAAGTCTACATCAGATCTTTAAAGCAATTCTAGTctttttcacacatgcactccATTCCAGATATTCTCTGGATAATAACTGGCATGGTGAATTCACAGCAAGCAGGTGCAAATATTCATGATATTTATGGCGAAACTTTGTACTTTTTCTCTTGGCCTGTTCAGTAGTGATCTCTCTTTTGTTTATACTTCAATTAGTTTGCAAGCAAGAAAATCGTTAATAAAAGTTGCCAGTGTAAGCATTACCTGGTTGCAAGCAAGCACAGAAACAGTTAATATTATAGATGAGTCTTCTGCTGCTACTGCCCTTCTTGCACTTAAACTCTTCACTCAgagctgcatgtgtgaacaAGACACACCTTTTATACACTTCTGTGTTACATGTGTGAAAGGCTGTTGTCCTTTGTCTATGCATTTACACTGGCATAAACACATTCATTGTGGTTGTTGTTCCGCTTACTTCTTGATCTGCCGAGTACATTTGTCTTTAAAGCAGCATAATGGAGACTGTCTGCATCCTAGAAATGTGTGAGAGTAGATCAGAATGTGGTTTCAAACGCATAATTAAATCAGTGATCATTTAGAGGTTAATAAAAATGCCATTTACCTCTGTGTATGTGGAGGGAGCTGAAAATCCTACTGTGGCTTCTGcttgtaaaataaatatttatatgatTATGGTGAGATTATGAGATCCAGGGATTGTAGCCCAAGCTGCTTGATATATATTACAACTGGTTACCTTTAGACTGGCAGCTGtttctcctgtttgtcttgTACAGTAAGAATGACAGTAACACAGTCAGGATGGAGGTGAAAGTCACCGCTGCACTCAAGAAATACACCCAAACCAGAGACTGCATCTCACCTGCATGTCAACAGAAACACAGCTTTCAGCCTTAACataaagtttcatttttatcaCATATCAGCAAATCACATAACCCATGATAGAAGTTACTCACCCTCAAAGGTCCCATTCCCAAGTAGTAATTGTCCACATGAGGCGGATCCACAGTAGTAGGTCCCAGTGTGTGCTGTACAGTTCAGAGTCACAGAGCCTCCTCTCTGAGCGCTCTCAGATGCTGACTGATGGACCAAAGCTTGGATGTGCCAACTTGAACCCTTTACACTGACAATGACGCTCTCTAAAAACTCCAGTGTGTACATATAGGAAATACAGTAGTAAGAAGCTGAATCTGAAATGTGTAGGTCAGAGATTGTGAGGTGAGCTTTGTCGTGTCCTCCGTCCAGAGTGAAACGTGAATTGTTGAACTCATTGTAAAAGATGCCAGTTGCTCCAGATTTACTAAAGCTTGAGATAAGCCGTGGTTTGTGTCCCAGAGTTTGCTTGTACCAGGAAATCCTCACAGAGGACTCACCCTTAAAGAAACACTGCAACGTCAACTTGTCGCCAACATCAGCTGACATAAATCTAATGTCTTGATGTGTAGAGGACGCTCTCAGATCAGTTGTCTGATCTGAAGTGGAATGAAAGACAGTTAAATTAATGAGTGTATAATGAGTGAGCATACATGAAGATTAGTCCACATCAGAATAAAGCAGCTTACCTGTTTTTCCCAAGAgcagacatgacagacacaaaacaaccactgGAGATGCCATCGTGTTCAAACTGCTGCGTGACTGAAAGAATATTAATACTGTCTCCACTTCTTCAGGGATGGGACAGCATTTGATTGGCCAACCAGAGGTGACACATGATTACACGTGCAGTGCAGGTTACAGAGCCATGTTTGGTATGTGACAAGAAATAACTGTAACCTTACATTTACTTTGAAGAGGAATCCGGCAAAGAGGATGAGACTCATCAgacttttaaaaaatgagaaTTTACTAACTGTTAGTGTCCTTGCATATTACATATTAGACTTTTAACCATATTTAACCAGTCAGCTTTTAGTTATTTTCCATATTACTTTTAGATTTCAAATGAACTCTTTTGAGACTGACAAGTGTTAGCTACATATATTAAATGTACACTTTTTAAGGTTTACTGCAGGACTTCTTTAGGAGTTATTTATATGAAAGTGCAGACACACTTCCTGCTGTAACCACCAAGACCACCACATTGACACAAAGGACACAAAAAGACCATGTGATCAGCAGTCACCCCCCCATAAGCAGGTCCAGCCTTCATGTGTCTCAGTTTCTGCAGTGCACTTTGGTCATTATTGAATCATGTTCTAGATGAGCAGTTACTGAAGCTCCTGTCATCTCTCCCATCTGTCATCAGTGAACCTTttttcaaagtgtttttttcaccaAGTACTAGAGCACTTTTGGCGaaggatcaaatacttatttcatttatgaaaatgtgaataaatgtatttattattatttataaatgtattacttttttgaaatgcatttatCTGGATTTTTTGTTAAGTTCAATTACTTACAGCTATGCAATGAAAGCAGCACAATATGTCTTAGTACCAAAGGACAGGAAGAACCTtctgcactgtaaaatgtaattgtaacatTACTTAAAAATATCAAGTGGTCTTAACTCATATGTGCTTACTTTGTTGACTCTACTAAGTTATATTTAGTTAATAAAACGTTAATGTAGAAAGTATTAAACTCATCAGCCTCGAGTAACTAAAAAACTGTGAACCTTAACTAAAAAAGGCAGGTGAAGGTCTGGATGGTTGAGCTAAGGCCCCCTCCCCACCTATGTGGCTATGCAGACTGAGGTGGACCTCTAAGTCTTGCAGTCTTCCAGTTTGGTGAAGTACcaacacacaggtgttggtaaatttcttaaaaacattttaagcaTGTTGAGTGACACTGTAAAAGTGTGGTCATTCAAAGATGAATTCATCTGTGTAGTGTGTTCAAGACAGTATTAAATTAAGGTAATTATagtcattgttttattttttctgtagACATATCTTTACCCTCCGAACCACTTTCACTCATGGTCCCTCCATTCAGGGACGTAGTGTCAGgctattacattttacagtgcagtgaatagCTGAAACATTGATTTTCATTGAGGGGGGCTGTTAGGGTATACATGTGTACGTGTCAACATCAGAACAATACCAGGTTTGGGTGGTTGTGTAAACCCCCCATCCTCACCTGATGTGGCCGTTGCATTGTAGTTTtacattccacacacacacacacacacacacgccaggTTAACACACTCAACCAGCATAATGgagtaaaacacaacacaataccCAGCAAATAAAGCTTTattaaaacaggaagtcacaagAACAGCTAATTCATTCACCCAGAACTAGCCCCACATAGCAGTTTTAATcaaattatttattcatatgtaTGAATTTGTGCATAGAAACTCTGGATTCAGTTATGTTACTGGAAGATGGTGCTTGttcacaacagaaaaaaaagcatgccTTGTTAGCCATTTAAAGCCGAGATCACAGCAGAGACAACTGCAAACACCAGGGGACCAATAGTTGTTTATACTTTCTAGTCCAGTTGCAAGTCCTCTTGGAGGAGACTTTTGTATACCTGACAAATTATTGGCAGCAGTGggtgtctttttctgttttggctttCCAGCAAACTTGCATGTTAGTGTCCTTAGCTAGGTTTTTAGCTTTGTCACACATATGTTTCCATACATGAGTTTTCACCCAAGTGGAACCTCGTGTACCTGTGGATGAAGAAAGACGCAAATGATACATGTGATACCTGGGTAAAGCTTGTTATTATTTTCCAAAACTGTGGATATCATCTACAGGTCTGTGACCAGATGTGAACTTGGTCTAAGTCTGACTGTTGATCACAGGGAAGACATGCTATTACATCTCAAAACCTACACCTGAAATCTCCTTTATCATTCCTTTATGCCGGAGTAAACACATTCAGTCTGGTTGGTGTTTCTCTGTCTTCTCGATCTGTTGGGTAGCTTAACATTCAAAGCAGCGTAATGGAGGCTGTCTGCATCTTGACAATCCTgatgacaacaaacaaacaaacaaacataggCATAGATTAGAATATCTTCTCTAAAACAGCAGTTTTAGTGGTGGTTAATATAACATTAGGATTGGATTTTACCTCTTGATTTGTTGCAACTGGAGATGATGATTGTACTAGAGGCTCTGGTGGTGAAAGCACAACAACAGTTCTGATTTAAATGTTACATTCAGTATTCAGTATATTAAAGCTGTCACTTCAAAGCACGTATTATTATTACCTTTAGACTGACTCGTGATTATCTTGTACAGTGAGAAAGCCAGTGACACAGCCAAGAGGGTGGTTAACGCCCAAGCTCCACTCAAGAAATACACCAAGACAAGAGATTTTGCCTTATCTGTAAAGAGTAAGGGGACcagatgtttattttatcttaatATATCAGTTTTGATCTGAAAACATTATTGTTACTTACTTTTAAAGTTCAGTGTTGTTCTGTTGCCTAATATAATGTGTCCACATGAAGCCACGGCACAGTAGTAGGTCCCAGCATGAGAAAGATTCAGGTTCTTCATTGTCAGGTtgtacacacaggtgtgtgtttgtgtgtccactTTCCTTTCACACTGATCATTCCTGCCTCCATGGGTGTAAATGAGTCCTGGACGGGACTCTTCAGATTGTCTGACCCAGTAAACACTGTGTTCTCCATCACAGGTCCCAGTGTGTACTGTACAGTTCAGAGTCACAGAGCCTCCTGGCTGGATGCTCtcagacactgactgactgactgaaggtTTAAAGTTCAAACGTGGATCTTTTACACTCACTGTAACGCCCTCTGCAAAAGTCAATACAAATGTGAAGCTCTGTGCACAGTAATAAGTAGCTGAGTCTGAAATTCGCAAATGTTTGATTGTCAAGTGATAAGAACCATTTTCTGTATCCAGTGTAAAGCGTGGATTATTGTTGAATTCATCGTAAAAAGTGGTTCTTGTTTCAAGCATATAGAGAGCTGAGATGAGCCTTGGTCTCTCTCCCAATGCTTGCATGTACCAGAAGAGCCACGCTGACTCATCACCATGATAGAAGCACTGCAAAGTCACATCCTCCTCAGCATTAGCTGGTATAAAACCACTAACTTGTTGGACAAAAGAGGACACTCTCAAATTAGTCTTCTGTGCTGaagtggaaagaaaagaaaagaaaaaaaaagaattcagcGTAACAATCACTTTGCTCAAAAGaaactgacacagaaacacacttacCCATTTTCCCCAAGAACAGACACATCAGACAGAAGACAAGCTGCGCAGATGTCATCATGTTTGATTTCTTGTGTTGAATGGAGAGAATCTTGATACTTACTTCACTCTTAAGAGACAAGACTGTGTTTGATTGGCCAATCTCAAGTGACACTGTACATCCCACTTAGAAAACATAATCACATGTTCACTGTCACCTATGATGTCACTTTTGGTTGCGAGGACGAGCATGTTAagagatgtttgaagaaagaggC
This region includes:
- the LOC114451182 gene encoding uncharacterized protein LOC114451182, whose protein sequence is MMTPPTFALYLACLFLENTAQLTNLELSSTLSKERRFISANVDGTTVNIKGSGLNIRVHQPASESIQLGGSVTLNCTVHSGTCDGEHSVYWFRHSEESHPGLIYTNGGRNDQCERNTQANICVYNLPMKSLNLSHTGIFYCAVASCGHILFGNGTKLEVKEGERKSPVLLYVLSGALTFTTALLVLLAFLVYKIRRRNCLQSARFSAQSIEGNQDGDSLHYAALRDNMPSRTRRQRNNTSECVYTSVKQ
- the LOC114450757 gene encoding immunoglobulin kappa light chain-like produces the protein MASPVVVLCLSCLLLGKTDQTTDLRASSTHQDIRFMSADVGDKLTLQCFFKGESSVRISWYKQTLGHKPRLISSFSKSGATGIFYNEFNNSRFTLDGGHDKAHLTISDLHISDSASYYCISYMYTLEFLESVIVSVKGSSWHIQALVHQSASESAQRGGSVTLNCTAHTGTYYCGSASCGQLLLGNGTFEGEMQSLVWVYFLSAAVTFTSILTVLLSFLLYKTNRRNSCQSKEATVGFSAPSTYTEDADSLHYAALKTNVLGRSRSKRNNNHNECVYASVNA
- the LOC114450749 gene encoding uncharacterized protein LOC114450749, which translates into the protein MMTSAQLVFCLMCLFLGKMAQKTNLRVSSFVQQVSGFIPANAEEDVTLQCFYHGDESAWLFWYMQALGERPRLISALYMLETRTTFYDEFNNNPRFTLDTENGSYHLTIKHLRISDSATYYCAQSFTFVLTFAEGVTVSVKDPRLNFKPSVSQSVSESIQPGGSVTLNCTVHTGTCDGEHSVYWVRQSEESRPGLIYTHGGRNDQCERKVDTQTHTCVYNLTMKNLNLSHAGTYYCAVASCGHIILGNRTTLNFKNKAKSLVLVYFLSGAWALTTLLAVSLAFSLYKIITSQSKEPLVQSSSPVATNQEDCQDADSLHYAALNVKLPNRSRRQRNTNQTECVYSGIKE